A single window of Cydia splendana chromosome 13, ilCydSple1.2, whole genome shotgun sequence DNA harbors:
- the LOC134796582 gene encoding zinc finger HIT domain-containing protein 3 translates to MSCIQCGEQSKYKCPKCRQPYCSVVCCQKHKETPCEAPPKPNATESEVVKKEYEFPTEDTVPQEKLKLLEESADLKQCLANPHVRELLKVLDSSPHPDALFQEYMQEPIFTEFVDACLKVVQPPEEDDQI, encoded by the exons ATGAGTTGTATACAATGCGGAGAACAATCGAAATACAAATGTCCAAAATGCAGACAACCTTA CTGCTCAGTAGTATGCTGTCAAAAACATAAGGAAACTCCTTGTGAAGCGCCACCGAAACCTAATGCTACAGAATCAGAAGTGGTTAAAAAAGAATACGAGTTTCCTACTGAAGATACTGTGCCTCAAGAAAAGTTGAAATTATTAG AGGAATCAGCAGATTTAAAGCAGTGCTTAGCAAATCCACATGTGCGGGAACTACTGAAGGTTTTAGATAGCTCACCACACCCTGATGCATTGTTTCAAGAATACATGCAAGAACCCATCTTTACAGAATTTGTTGATGCATGCTTAAAAGTTGTACAACCCCCTGAAGAGGATGACCAAATATGA